One genomic segment of Candidatus Korarchaeota archaeon NZ13-K includes these proteins:
- a CDS encoding MFS transporter gives MSREEILHVLSVTTLASFLAGINARILVVGIPELAHSLGADIEQVLWFTQAYMLGSTATQLIIGRLSDLYGRVKLFSTGFAIFSLSALLCGFSSNPLQVILLRLIQGIGAAMLMTLSLTIITDAVLGNRLGTWIGVNQVAFRAGSLIGLTLGGFIIDYMGWRWLFWVYVPLGLASVLWSRVRLRERYRPAEVARIDFMGFLTFTSSVSLILLSLTLAAYGSHNLRTSALLALLGLALLAIFACWEVRFPSPALDLRLFRNWQLTSGVIAQFIYSLAFGSVSVLLVIYLSVVKGYSASLTGMFLLPFEIAFLAFGTLGGRLSDSYGYAPITLLGLALASASLYSMHLFSARTPAQLIVASTLLLGCGAGLFTTPNASSIMNSSPADRRGVTSSIRTISFNVGFALSLNLCILVMTRFIPYDLASRLIAMGEGTVSLQDLGSLAKALSETFKVQSFIMASAMLFSISRLPSGRLFMFPDHRAPATGRIEKHTIRGILRVFGDQSFQRPWENEIKVPICGSIAPSTRVVAENVLELR, from the coding sequence ATGAGCAGAGAGGAGATACTTCACGTGCTCTCCGTAACAACGCTCGCATCCTTCCTGGCCGGGATAAACGCTAGGATACTGGTGGTCGGGATCCCTGAGCTCGCCCACTCGCTGGGGGCTGATATAGAGCAGGTGCTCTGGTTCACCCAGGCCTACATGCTGGGCTCGACGGCCACCCAGCTCATAATAGGGAGGCTGAGTGATCTCTACGGGAGGGTTAAGCTTTTCTCCACTGGCTTCGCGATATTCTCGCTGTCAGCTCTGCTCTGCGGGTTCTCATCCAATCCGCTTCAGGTGATCCTCCTCAGGCTCATTCAGGGGATCGGGGCGGCCATGCTCATGACCCTGAGCCTGACGATAATAACAGATGCCGTCCTCGGCAACAGGCTGGGAACGTGGATAGGGGTCAACCAGGTGGCCTTCAGGGCGGGCTCCCTAATTGGCCTGACGCTCGGGGGATTCATAATAGATTACATGGGATGGAGGTGGCTCTTCTGGGTTTACGTGCCCCTAGGGCTCGCCTCGGTGCTCTGGTCAAGGGTCAGGCTGAGGGAGAGGTACAGGCCCGCGGAGGTGGCGAGGATAGACTTCATGGGCTTCCTCACATTCACCTCATCAGTCTCCCTGATCCTCCTCTCCCTGACTCTGGCTGCCTACGGATCCCACAACCTCAGGACGTCAGCTCTACTGGCCCTCCTGGGGCTCGCCCTCCTGGCGATTTTCGCCTGCTGGGAGGTAAGATTTCCATCGCCCGCCCTAGATCTGAGGCTATTCAGGAACTGGCAGCTCACGAGCGGGGTGATAGCACAATTCATCTACTCCCTGGCCTTCGGCTCCGTCAGTGTGCTCCTTGTGATCTATCTATCCGTGGTGAAGGGCTACAGCGCCTCCCTCACGGGCATGTTCCTGCTCCCGTTCGAGATCGCCTTCCTCGCCTTCGGGACCCTGGGAGGCAGGCTCTCAGACTCCTACGGCTACGCTCCTATAACCCTGCTGGGCCTCGCTCTCGCATCGGCCTCGCTCTACTCCATGCACCTCTTCTCAGCTCGCACCCCCGCGCAGCTGATAGTGGCCTCCACGCTCCTCCTCGGCTGTGGGGCCGGACTCTTCACGACCCCAAATGCCAGCTCCATAATGAACAGCTCCCCGGCCGATAGGAGGGGCGTCACATCCTCCATAAGGACCATATCGTTCAACGTGGGGTTTGCGCTCAGCCTGAACCTCTGCATACTCGTGATGACGCGCTTCATCCCCTACGACCTGGCCTCCAGGCTCATAGCGATGGGGGAGGGAACCGTCAGCCTTCAAGATTTGGGATCGCTGGCCAAAGCCCTGAGCGAGACCTTCAAGGTCCAGTCATTCATAATGGCATCTGCCATGCTCTTCTCGATCTCAAGACTCCCATCAGGACGCCTCTTCATGTTCCCCGATCACCGAGCCCCGGCAACGGGAAGAATTGAGAAGCACACAATTCGCGGGATCCTAAGGGTATTTGGGGATCAAAGCTTCCAAAGGCCCTGGGAGAATGAGATCAAGGTTCCTATATGTGGTAGCATCGCGCCTTCCACCCGAGTTGTCGCTGAAAACGTCCTTGAACTCAGATAA
- a CDS encoding aspartate aminotransferase family protein encodes MMTNVARWWKDDPIVIESGEGAILRDMDGREYIDLHAMHAVASQGYSHPKIIQAVKDQLGKIFVVATDFYNEPQALLAKKLAEITPPKLKRSFFVNSGAEAVETATLLAKRATGKPGLIALWGAFHGRTHMPRTLTGFSKYKRGMGSFPYGVMHIPNYYCYRCPIGLEYPSCNLQCARMLDDALKYAAPEEIAAFIAEPIQGTAGNIVPPPDYFRVIKNILDQYGILFIADEVITGFGRTGKLFAIEHFGVEPDIMTMAKALGGGFPVAAAIASEEVGTAFRPLDHYSTYGGNPLAMAAALAAIEVIEEERLVEKSARDGEYMLKRLRELMDSHEIIGDVSGKGLLIGLELVRDRKTKEPAVEEADKFRIELRKKGVIIGPPGWTGSRIRINPPLVITREQIDRAVDAIDETLKSIGRRTP; translated from the coding sequence ATGATGACCAACGTCGCCAGATGGTGGAAGGACGACCCCATAGTAATCGAATCCGGAGAGGGGGCCATTCTGAGAGACATGGACGGGAGAGAATACATAGATCTTCACGCGATGCACGCTGTGGCCTCTCAGGGCTATTCTCACCCTAAGATAATACAGGCCGTCAAGGATCAACTCGGGAAGATCTTCGTCGTTGCGACCGATTTCTACAACGAGCCCCAGGCCCTTCTCGCTAAAAAACTTGCCGAAATAACCCCTCCAAAGCTTAAGAGGAGCTTCTTCGTGAATTCGGGAGCCGAGGCCGTTGAGACAGCGACGCTATTGGCCAAGAGGGCCACGGGAAAGCCCGGTCTGATAGCCCTCTGGGGTGCCTTCCACGGGAGGACCCACATGCCCAGGACCCTGACGGGCTTCTCCAAATACAAGAGGGGTATGGGATCTTTTCCCTACGGGGTGATGCATATCCCAAATTACTATTGCTACAGGTGCCCCATAGGTCTCGAGTACCCGAGCTGTAACCTCCAGTGCGCGAGGATGTTGGACGATGCCCTCAAGTACGCTGCCCCCGAGGAGATCGCGGCATTCATAGCCGAGCCCATACAGGGAACTGCTGGCAACATAGTTCCCCCTCCGGATTACTTCAGGGTCATCAAGAACATACTTGACCAGTACGGCATACTCTTCATAGCGGATGAGGTGATAACCGGATTCGGAAGAACGGGGAAGCTCTTCGCCATAGAGCACTTCGGCGTCGAACCCGATATAATGACTATGGCGAAGGCGCTGGGAGGAGGATTTCCTGTCGCAGCAGCCATAGCCAGTGAGGAGGTGGGAACCGCCTTCAGGCCCCTAGATCACTACTCAACATACGGGGGCAACCCTCTGGCCATGGCGGCCGCTCTAGCGGCCATCGAGGTCATAGAGGAGGAGAGACTCGTGGAGAAGTCCGCCAGGGATGGGGAGTACATGTTGAAGAGGCTCAGGGAGCTCATGGATAGCCATGAGATCATAGGTGATGTGAGCGGTAAGGGCCTGCTCATAGGCTTAGAGCTGGTGAGGGATAGGAAGACCAAGGAACCAGCCGTGGAGGAGGCGGATAAGTTCAGGATCGAACTAAGGAAGAAAGGCGTTATAATAGGGCCACCCGGTTGGACCGGCTCCAGGATCAGGATAAACCCGCCCCTCGTCATAACCAGGGAGCAGATAGACAGGGCCGTGGATGCGATCGACGAGACGCTCAAGTCCATTGGGAGGAGGACTCCCTGA